The Fulvivirga maritima genome segment TCAGGTACTTGAACAATTCAATATTTTACCTGTAAGCATTGAGCCTTCTGCCACCGGTCATATTGTGGAGCAGATTGAAATGGTAAAAGAACTCATAGATAATGGCTGGGCTTATGAAGTAAATGGCTCTGTATATTTTGATGTTTCTAAATATGATAAGTCTCATTCTTACGGCAGACTCTCCAAAAGAAAGATAGAAGAGCTTATGGATAGCGGCCGTACGCTTGACAGCCAGGATGAGAAAAGAAACAAAATAGATTTCGCTATTTGGAAAAAGGCATCTCCAAGCCACATCATGCGTTGGAACTCTCCTTGGGGAGAAGGTTTCCCCGGATGGCACCTGGAGTGTACTGTAATGAGCACCAAATACCTAGGAGAACAGTTTGACATCCATGGCGGTGGTATGGATCTGGTATTCCCTCACCATGAATGTGAAATAGCACAGTCTGTGGGAGCCACAGGAAAGGATCCCGTGAGCTACTGGATGCATGCTAACATGCTCACTGTAAACGGACAGAAAATGAGTAAGTCTTTAGGTAATTCATTCTTACCTTCTGAGTTGTTTTCTGGAAAACATAAGCTTTTAGAAAGAGGCTTTAGCCCTATGGCAGTTAGGTTCTTTATGTTGCAGTCTCACTACTCTAGCACCCTAGACTTCTCTAACGAAGCACTGATTGCCGCTGAAAAAGGCTATAAAAGGTTAATGGAAGGCTTAAAGGTTTCTAAAAATCTCACGTATAGCAAAGGGCAGGTTAATCAAGAGCTGGAAGATTCTGTAAACGCTATGATTGACAGCCTGTTCCAAAACATGGGAGATGACTTTAATACGGCTAAAACACTAGCGGTATTATTTGAAATCACCACGCTAATGAACAACTTCAAAGCAGGCAACCATAGTACTGGTGAGATCAAAGAAGACACTTTCAATAGCCTCATTGAACATTACCAAGGCATTATTTTAAAAGTACTGGGCTTAAACGAAGAGATAGAGAGCAATAACAACCTTGCAAATGGTGTAATTGAGCTACTCATCAATTTAAGATCTGATGCCAAATCAGCCAAAAATTATGCTTTATCAGACAAAATAAGGGATGATTTAAAAGGTTTGGGCGTTACACTTAAAGATGGAAAAGACGGCACTGAATTTACTATTGATTAATCAGCTATGATGAACCTTCTGAAGATATTATTTATCATTCCGGTAAGGTTTTATCAGTTAGCAATAAGCCCACTTTTGGGTCAAAACTGCAGACATACCCCCACTTGCTCCCAATATACTATTGAGGCAATTAAAGAGTGGGGGCCTTTTAAAGGCACCTGGCTTGGCATGAAACGAATTTCTCGCTGCCATCCTTGGGGTACCAGCGGCTATGATCCTGTGCCCAAGAAAGAAAAAAAATAATACCTCCTTATCACATAAGGCCCTCCTCCTACCTTTCGCATTACTATTTAGCTTTCCTTTTCGAGGGTATCCCAACATATTTGAGCATATTTGTCTAAACCTCTAACGCTCCCTAAACCATGTTAAAAATAGATATGCACACCCATATTATTCCAGAAATAATGCCTAACTGGACTGAAAAATTTGGATATGGAGACTTTATCTATCTGCAACATCATACAAAAGGAGTAGCGAAGATGATGAAAGGCAATCAGTTCTTTCGCGAGATACAAGCTAACTGTTGGGATCCTCAGATAAGGATAGATGAATACCAACAGTTCAAAACTCAGGTTCAGGTAGTATGTACCATTCCGGTAATGTTCTCTTACTGGGCCAAGCCAGATGACTGTTATGACCTATCCCGCTTTCTTAATGATCATATGGCCGCATTGGTAGAGGCTTACCCCAAAAACTATATCGGATTAGCCACCATTCCTATGCAGGACGCGGATCTGGCAATTGAAGAATTAGAAAGGTGCAAAAAATTAGGGTTTCCGGGTATTCAGATAGGCAGCAATATCAATAATGAAAACCTAAGCGAAGATCGCTTTTATCCCATATTCGAAGCATGTCAGGCCTTAGACATGGCCATAATGGTACACCCTTGGAATATGATGGGCATGGAGAGCATGCCTAAATACTGGCTTCCCTGGCTGGTAGGCATGCCTGCTGAGACCTCTAGAGCCATCTGCTCCATAATTTTTTCAGGAATCATGGAAAAACTTCCTAATCTAAGATTTAACTTCGTGCATGCCAGTGGCTCCTTTTTGGCCACCATAGGCAGAATAGAACACGGCTTCCATTGCAGACCAGACCTCGTGGCCATTGATAATAACATTAATCCACGCAACTATATTGGAAAATTCTGGGTTGATTGTATTACGCATGACAAAAAAATGCTAGAATACGTTTTGGAAACCCAAGGATCTAATAGAGTAACTTTAGGGTCTGACTATCCCTTTCCTTTGGGAGATTTGGAAATTGGCAAGTTTGTTGAAGAAATGAATCTGCCGGCCGAAGAGGTTGAAAATATTTTTTGCAATTCCACGTTGGAATGGCTTAACTTGGAAAAGAAAGATTATATATAGATGCATAAGCAATTATTACTTGTTAGTATTTTTTCACTCATCTCCTGCATGAGTGTATTAGCTCAGGAAACACAGGAAGAGAAAATTCAACAAGCTATAATGGATAGAGAGCAAGCCGAAAGATCTCAAATACTACAAACTATGGATCGTGGTGTAGCTTTAATGGAAGATGAAAAGTACACCGAAGCCAACGCACTATTCAAAGATGTGCTAGCTCATGTAAAAGTAGTACCTACAGAGCTATGCTTTTATTTCGGAAAAAACTCTTATCACTTAGGCAAGTACCGTCAGAGTATTGACTGGTTAAATAAATATATTGAGTTAAAAGGAACTACAGGACAGTATTTTGATGAGTGTTCTGAATATTTAGAAAAAGCAAAACAAGGCTTTGTAGGTGTTCAGAAGGAAGAAAGAGAAGAAGTGAAAAACATCCTTTCTATCAATTATGACATAGACTGTGGCCCCAGCGGCATGGTAATATGTCCTGTATGCCAGGGAAAAGGGGTAATAATTACTAAAGGCCAATTTAGAGACACTTACAAGACCTGCCCCTATAGCAATGATCATGGCTTACTTACCTGCGAAGAATACAACCAATTACTTCGCGGAGAACTAAAGCCAAAATTATAACCAAGCCTACCTATGGTTACTCACTTATCGGTTACCTTTTGCCAAATTTACGCATGACTAGGTACCACTAGCAGATTGCTAATTGTTTGGTGAAATGTTAACTTTGTCGGATAAATCAAAAGACATTCTTGCAAAATGATCTTACATAATAGAGTTAATGGAAAAGTCCTTAAAGAACAAATTAAGGCCAGTGACGAAAAACGCGTCACTTTATCTTTTTACAAATACGTAAAACTATCTGATCCTCAGGACTTCAGAGATAAGTTGTATAATGACTACAGCAATCTTGGCGTCTATGGACGGATATACGTAGCGAATGAAGGAGTAAATGCTCAGATCAGTGTGCCTGCTGAGCGATATGAGGAGTATGCGGAATACATGAATAATTCCGAACAGCTGAATGGCGCACACCTTAACAATGCCATTGAAGATGATGGAAAATCGTTCTTTAAATTAAAAATACAGGTTCGTAAAAAAATCTTAGCTGATGGGCTTAATGATACCACCTTTGATGTAACAAACAAGGGGGTTCACCTTACTGCTGAAGATTTTAACAAACTGGCAGAAGATCCTAACACTATCCTTTTGGATATGAGGAACCACTATGAAACAGAAGTGGGCCATTTTAAAGATGCCATCTGTCCTGATGTGGATACTTTCAGAGACTCTCTCCCTATTATAGAAGAGATGCTGGAAGACAAAAAGGACAAAAACCTGCTCATGTACTGCACCGGAGGAATCCGATGTGAAAAGGCTAGCGCTTATTATAAGCACAAAGGCTTTAAAAATGTATTCCAACTTCAGGGCGGAATTATTGAGTATGCGCGTCAGGTAAATGAACAAGGTATTGAAAATAAATTCATCGGGAAGAACTTTGTCTTTGATGAAAGACTTGGAGAGCGGATTTCTGATGATGTAATAAGCCATTGTCACCAATGTGGTAAACCATGTGATGATCATACCAATTGTAAAAATGATGGTTGTCACTTGCTATTTATTCAATGTAAAGAATGTGCCGAAAAATACGAAGGCTGTTGTTCAGAAGAGTGCGTTGATATTATTCATTTGCCTGAAGATGAGCAAAAGAAAATCCGCCAAGGAGTGAACAAAGGCAGGCAAGTATTTAAAAAAGGGCGTTCAGAAAAGCTGACTTTTAAAAAGTAAAATCAGTTCTATAGGTATTAATTAGGTTTTGGAACACTAAGCAGTAAAATGCGAATTTTCTGTAGATGTGGTTCTAACAATAAAATAAATGACTTCCCTCAGGGAGTTAGTTGGCTATACGTTTTTTTCAATTGAGATTAAGAATATTTAAAAGGGTAGACAGATAATATTTACCCTTAGTTCTTACTCTTTTTAAATTATTTGAGATTTATATATTTAGTCATTTTGAGGTGAAGCACTGGTTTTCATGCCAAAATAATACTTATTTGATATGGCGCGCATAAAATATTATTACGACACGGAAACGTGTAAATATGAACGGGTTAAAGTCAAAAAACAAGACATTGTACTTAACCTACTTGGTTTAGGATCTCTAATAGTGGCTATAGCTGCAGGCCTCAATATACTTTTTAGCAGTTATTTCGTATCCCCAAAAGAGGTAATTCTGAAAAATGAAGTCGCTGAAATGGAGTTTTATTATGAAAACATTAATAATAAAGTAAGTGAACTTCATGAAATACTCACCGCTCTGGAAAAAAGAGACGATGAAATCTACAGAATGGTTTTAGGAGCAGAACCTATTGATCCTTCCATCCGAAATGCAGGCATAGGAGGTGTAGACCGTTACAAGGAAATCAGAGATAAGGACATTATTCACGGAGAAGACATTATTTCTCTTAGCGAAGATATTGACAAGCTAAGAAGGAAAGTATACATCCAGTCTAAAAGCTATGATGACATCATAGAACTTGCCGAGAATAAGGCTAAAATGTTAGCGGCTATACCAGCTATTCAGCCCATATCTAACGAAAAACTTATACGGTTGGCTTCCGGCTTTGGCTATAGGGTTCATCCTGTCTACAAAGTAAAAAAGCTCCATACAGGCATCGACTTTTCAGCTCCAATTGGCACTCCTATTTATGCCACCGCTGACGGTGTGGTATCCAATACCACTATTAGCTTCGGTGGTTATGGCAAGCATGTAGAAATAGACCATGGGTTCGGATACAAAACTCACTATGCCCACATGCATGAATTTGTGGTGGAAGAAGGTCAAAAAGTAAAAAGAGGTCAAATGATAGGTTATGTTGGTAACACAGGCGTATCTACAGCTCCTCATTTACATTATGAGGTGATTAAAAATGATAAAAAGATAAATCCTATTCATTATTTCTTTAATGACCTGGATGCTGAAGAATATGAAAAAATTATAGAATTAGCGTCAATAGAAAACCAATCATTAGGAATGTAATGGAAAATTTAATATTCAAATCTATTGCTTGATTAATAACTATTGGCTTACTTAGCAATAGAATAAGAAACAAATGAACTTAAGCGTAAACAAATATCACCATCACCACCATCATTTCAACATCGATCTGATGCATGGGAGGTATATGTTTTAGCGTAAAAATATTTTAACAAAAACAAAAAAGGCTTACCATGTGGTAAGCCTTTTTTGTTTTAAGACCATCTAGAATCATGACCAAGAAAATTAGAATTGCTATTCAAAAATCAGGAAGACTGCAAGAGCAGTCAGTGAAGTTATTAAAAGAATGTGGGTTGAGCTTCAGCAATGGACCTAATAGACTTAAAGCATCATGCTATAGTTTTCCGGCTGAAATACTATTCCTTAGAGATGATGATATCCCTCAATATGTAGAAGATGGAGTAGCTGATGTAGGTATCGTAGGCGAGAATGTTTACATCGAAAAACAAAAGGAGATTTCAGTAATAGAGAAGTTAGATTTCTCAAAATGCCGCCTCAGCATAGCTATTCCCAGAGAAAAAGAATATGGAGGCCCACAATCCCTCAACGGCAAAAAAATAGCCACCTCCTACCCTAACATAGTCAGACAATACCTTAAAGAACAAAACATTCAGGCCGACATACACGAAATCAGTGGCTCAGTAGAAATTGCTCCGGGAATAGGCCTTGCAGAAGCCATTGTAGATATTGTAAGCACAGGAAGCACCCTTCTAAGTAATGGCTTAAAAGAAGTAGAAACGGTAATGAAGTCTGAGGCCATATTAGTTTCTACCAAAACGCTGGATCCTGAGGTACAAATACTTTTAGACAAACTGATCTTCAGAATAAAAGCAGTAAACACGGCTAAGAATAATAAATACCTCCTACTGAACACGCCTAATGAGTCAATTAAAGCTATTACTAATATTTTGCCTGGCATGAAAAGCCCTACCGTTACACCTCTACAGCAAGAAGGTTGGTCGTCACTGCACTCGGTAATTAATGAAAATGATTTCTGGGAAATTATTGATCAATTAAAAGACCTGGGAGCGCAAGGCATATTAGTAGTACCTATAGAAAAAATGATCATCTAAAATCGCCATTCGAAATGAACATTATCAAATATCCTGATCAGAAAGATTTACCTGAAATATTAAAAAGGCCTGTTTTTGAAACTGATTTCCTCGAAAGTACAGTTAAAAACATCATTAACAGGGTGCAAACTGGTGGTGATCTCACTTTGCTAGAGTTCAATGAAAAGTTTGACAAAGCAAAGCTAGAAACCCTTAGAGTATCAGAAGAAGAAGTAAAGGAAGCTTCTACCTTAATTTCTGATAAGTTAAAAGCCGCCATTGAAACAGCAGCTGCTAATGTTAGGAAATTTCATGAAGGTCAAAGAAGGTCAGAGCAACCCATAGAAACTTCGGTAGGCGTTAATTGCTGGAGAAAGTCTGTTGCCATTGAAAAAGTGGGTATTTATATTCCTGGCGGAACGGCTCCTTTGTTTTCTACGGTACTCATGCTGGGCATACCAGCTGCCATTGCAGGAAGCAAAGAAATAGTGCTTTGCACTCCTCCTGGAGCTGATGGAAAGGTGGCTCCTGCTATTCTCTTCACAGCAGAACTGGTAGGTGTAAGCAAAATATTTAAAGTAGGCGGTGCTCAAGCAGTAGCAGCTATGGCCTATGGTACAGAAAGCATACCTAAAGTAGACAAGATATTCGGCCCCGGCAACCAATACGTTACCGCTGCTAAGCAAATGGTAAGTATGGATGGCGTAGCTATTGATATGCCTGCTGGTCCATCTGAGCTAGCTGTGATAGCAGACAACTCTTGTGACCCTGAATTTGTAGCCTCAGATTTACTCTCTCAGGCTGAGCACGGCAAAGACAGTCAGGTGGTCTTAATATCGCCTAATGAAGAAGCTATCGAGGCTATCGTAAAGGCAGTTGCCGCTCAGGTAGAGGACTTACCTAGAAAAGAAATTGCCTATGAAAGCCTTGAGCATAGCAAGTTTATCTTGGTTAAAGATATAGATGAAGCCATGAATATTAGCAATGCTTATGCTCCTGAGCACTTAATCCTAGCTACCGAAGACGCAGTGCAACTAGCAGAAAAAGTAATCAACGCAGGTTCTGTTTTCATTGGTAATTACAGCCCTGAATCAGCCGGAGACTATGCCTCTGGCACCAACCATACTTTACCTACTAATGGAGCCGCACGCGCTTACAGCGGTGTATCCTTAGATAGTTTCATGAAACAGATCACCTTCCAGCAGGTGACAGAAGAGGGCATTAAAAACCTTGGGCCTGCAATAGAAGCTATGGCGGAAGCGGAGCTACTACAGGCACACAAAAATGCCGTTACCTTAAGACTTAAAAAACTAGGCTTGTAATACTATGAACATTCAAAACTTAGTTAGAGCTAACATCCGCGCTTTGCAACCTTATTCTTCCG includes the following:
- the trhO gene encoding oxygen-dependent tRNA uridine(34) hydroxylase TrhO, whose protein sequence is MILHNRVNGKVLKEQIKASDEKRVTLSFYKYVKLSDPQDFRDKLYNDYSNLGVYGRIYVANEGVNAQISVPAERYEEYAEYMNNSEQLNGAHLNNAIEDDGKSFFKLKIQVRKKILADGLNDTTFDVTNKGVHLTAEDFNKLAEDPNTILLDMRNHYETEVGHFKDAICPDVDTFRDSLPIIEEMLEDKKDKNLLMYCTGGIRCEKASAYYKHKGFKNVFQLQGGIIEYARQVNEQGIENKFIGKNFVFDERLGERISDDVISHCHQCGKPCDDHTNCKNDGCHLLFIQCKECAEKYEGCCSEECVDIIHLPEDEQKKIRQGVNKGRQVFKKGRSEKLTFKK
- the hisD gene encoding histidinol dehydrogenase, giving the protein MNIIKYPDQKDLPEILKRPVFETDFLESTVKNIINRVQTGGDLTLLEFNEKFDKAKLETLRVSEEEVKEASTLISDKLKAAIETAAANVRKFHEGQRRSEQPIETSVGVNCWRKSVAIEKVGIYIPGGTAPLFSTVLMLGIPAAIAGSKEIVLCTPPGADGKVAPAILFTAELVGVSKIFKVGGAQAVAAMAYGTESIPKVDKIFGPGNQYVTAAKQMVSMDGVAIDMPAGPSELAVIADNSCDPEFVASDLLSQAEHGKDSQVVLISPNEEAIEAIVKAVAAQVEDLPRKEIAYESLEHSKFILVKDIDEAMNISNAYAPEHLILATEDAVQLAEKVINAGSVFIGNYSPESAGDYASGTNHTLPTNGAARAYSGVSLDSFMKQITFQQVTEEGIKNLGPAIEAMAEAELLQAHKNAVTLRLKKLGL
- the cysS gene encoding cysteine--tRNA ligase translates to MSLKEKYPIALYNTLSGKKETFVPLNKESVGMYVCGPTVYSDVHLGNIRTFMSFDIVYRYLMYIGYKVRYVRNITDVGHLENDADEGEDKIAKKARIEQLEPMELVQKYTSGFHQVLEQFNILPVSIEPSATGHIVEQIEMVKELIDNGWAYEVNGSVYFDVSKYDKSHSYGRLSKRKIEELMDSGRTLDSQDEKRNKIDFAIWKKASPSHIMRWNSPWGEGFPGWHLECTVMSTKYLGEQFDIHGGGMDLVFPHHECEIAQSVGATGKDPVSYWMHANMLTVNGQKMSKSLGNSFLPSELFSGKHKLLERGFSPMAVRFFMLQSHYSSTLDFSNEALIAAEKGYKRLMEGLKVSKNLTYSKGQVNQELEDSVNAMIDSLFQNMGDDFNTAKTLAVLFEITTLMNNFKAGNHSTGEIKEDTFNSLIEHYQGIILKVLGLNEEIESNNNLANGVIELLINLRSDAKSAKNYALSDKIRDDLKGLGVTLKDGKDGTEFTID
- the yidD gene encoding membrane protein insertion efficiency factor YidD; amino-acid sequence: MMNLLKILFIIPVRFYQLAISPLLGQNCRHTPTCSQYTIEAIKEWGPFKGTWLGMKRISRCHPWGTSGYDPVPKKEKK
- the hisG gene encoding ATP phosphoribosyltransferase, with protein sequence MTKKIRIAIQKSGRLQEQSVKLLKECGLSFSNGPNRLKASCYSFPAEILFLRDDDIPQYVEDGVADVGIVGENVYIEKQKEISVIEKLDFSKCRLSIAIPREKEYGGPQSLNGKKIATSYPNIVRQYLKEQNIQADIHEISGSVEIAPGIGLAEAIVDIVSTGSTLLSNGLKEVETVMKSEAILVSTKTLDPEVQILLDKLIFRIKAVNTAKNNKYLLLNTPNESIKAITNILPGMKSPTVTPLQQEGWSSLHSVINENDFWEIIDQLKDLGAQGILVVPIEKMII
- a CDS encoding M23 family metallopeptidase, with translation MARIKYYYDTETCKYERVKVKKQDIVLNLLGLGSLIVAIAAGLNILFSSYFVSPKEVILKNEVAEMEFYYENINNKVSELHEILTALEKRDDEIYRMVLGAEPIDPSIRNAGIGGVDRYKEIRDKDIIHGEDIISLSEDIDKLRRKVYIQSKSYDDIIELAENKAKMLAAIPAIQPISNEKLIRLASGFGYRVHPVYKVKKLHTGIDFSAPIGTPIYATADGVVSNTTISFGGYGKHVEIDHGFGYKTHYAHMHEFVVEEGQKVKRGQMIGYVGNTGVSTAPHLHYEVIKNDKKINPIHYFFNDLDAEEYEKIIELASIENQSLGM
- a CDS encoding amidohydrolase family protein, encoding MLKIDMHTHIIPEIMPNWTEKFGYGDFIYLQHHTKGVAKMMKGNQFFREIQANCWDPQIRIDEYQQFKTQVQVVCTIPVMFSYWAKPDDCYDLSRFLNDHMAALVEAYPKNYIGLATIPMQDADLAIEELERCKKLGFPGIQIGSNINNENLSEDRFYPIFEACQALDMAIMVHPWNMMGMESMPKYWLPWLVGMPAETSRAICSIIFSGIMEKLPNLRFNFVHASGSFLATIGRIEHGFHCRPDLVAIDNNINPRNYIGKFWVDCITHDKKMLEYVLETQGSNRVTLGSDYPFPLGDLEIGKFVEEMNLPAEEVENIFCNSTLEWLNLEKKDYI